Genomic window (Prochlorococcus marinus str. GP2):
GGTTTATCAAGAATTAAAAAAGCACTTCAAGAACTTGGTAATCCATGCGAAAATATCCCTGCTATTCAAATTATTGGAACCAATGGGAAAGGATCAATCGCGGCATATTTAGAAAGTATACTTTTTGAAGCTAAATGTAATTTTGGTGTAACGACATCTCCTCATCTTTTTGACATATGCGAGAGGATTAGAGTTAATAAAAAAAATATTAACAAAACTGATTTTGAAAAAATCTATAGATTTATAGAAAAAAATTTTTCAACATTTGAATTAACTCCTTTTGAAAAAATAATTTGCTGCGCACTAAATTTTTTTGAAAGTAAAAAAGTTGAATTGCTCATTCTTGAAGCTGGCTTAGGGGGAAGATTAGATGCAACAACTGCCCATAAATCTAGACCAATAATTGCTATTGGAAATATTGGCTTAGACCATAAAGAATTTCTTGGAGATACGATTGAAAAAATTGCCAAAGAAAAATTAGCAGTTATCGAAAAAAACTCAATTGTCATCTCATGCGACCAAAATAGTCAAGTTAAAAATTTAATAACCAATAAAGTTAAAGAGGTTGGAGCAGAAATTATCTGGAAAGATGCAATTTCAAACAGCTATGAGCTTGGATTAAAAGGAATTTTCCAAAAGCAAAATGCTTCAGTAGCTGTTGGAGCAATTGAAGCGCTTAATAATTTGGGATTTAATATTAAAGAAAAATACATATATGAAGGTCTTAAAAAGACAGCCTGGAACGGAAGGCTAGAAATAATAAATTATTTCAATAAAGAAATTCTTGTGGATTGTGCGCATAATTATCCTGCTGCAAAAGCACTTAGTAAAGAGCGAAGCAATTGGGAGAATGAAGATAAAGGAATTTATTGGATTTTAGGTGTCCAAAGACAAAAAGACATTTACGCAATATTAAAAACACTTCTAAAGAAAAATGATCACTTATTGCTTGTGCCAGTTCCAAACCAACCTAGTTGGAAATTAAACGAACTCTCTCAGATTAAAGAAATTGACTTTCAAAAAACAATTGAATTTAAAACATTTGAACTTGCTATTGAGTATTTATTTTCCCTAGAAAAATGGCCACCTAATCATCCTGTCCTAGCAGGTTCTATTTTTTTAGTTGCTGAATTTATTAAATATGCAAAAAAACAGAAATGTTAAATATTAAATTGTTCCTTTACTTCCCAACCTTCTAATTTTCCTGGATTTAATAAACCTTTAGGATCAAATTTCAATTTCGCTTTTACTTGATCTGCGTCAACTACTCCTAGGCCTCCGCCTTCGACAGTTAGAACATGGGGATTAAAAATAAACGCACCAAGTTTCTTACAATCTTCCATTATTTCATTTAATTCATCTATCCCATTCCACTTTAATACAGGCAAAGCAGCTAATCGGGGTGATCCTTGTTGAGAAACTGCCTCTAAATGCCAAAGAACTTTCCTACCCCATTTTTTTTTCATAAAATTAATCAATTCTATTTCATTAGAAAGTGGCAAAAGCATTTGTAAATACGTCCAATTCTTATCCCTAGACCTCATATGAAGAGTTGTATGATTCCATACGACTTCAGAAATTCCATTAACGAGTTTTTCTTCTTCCCCAAGGAAGGTAGATTCAACTTTAAATTTTTTACAAATTAGCTTGATGGTTTTTGTTCCTCCAAGAGTAGATTGAATTAATATCTTGTGACTTCTAGAATTACTTTTAAACCAATTTGGCATTTGATCTACAATTTCTTCTTCAAGAATTGCTCCCAGTTTCAGATCAATTGCTGCGCTCGTAAGATTTTTTAATATTTCTATTGTTTTTTCAAATTCAATACAGTCGATAATTATTGAATACCACTTACGTTTTATATCAGTAGCAAGTGATAAAGAAGTAATTATTCCATTAGTCCCATAAGCATGATTAAGAGGTTCAGATTCTTGAGCATCAAATTTTAATAATACAGGTTTTTCATTCATCGTTACTGCCTCTAAACCAATAAGATTTCCTGGATCTCTTAAAAATCCCCACCTAATGGACCCAATACCTCCTGATCCACCTGCAATAAAACCTCCAATTGTTGCAGTTTTCCAAGTACTAGGAAGTAACCTTAATTCCCTCCCATATTTCTCTAATTGTTTATTCAAATCTCCCATCACGCAGCCAGACTGTACTTTTACAAAACCTGTATCCGGATCAAATTCTTCTAACTTATTTAAGTTACTCATCTGCATTACAACTCCTTTAAACAATGGGACAGCTTGTCCATAATTACCTGTACCTGAACCCCTTAAAGTAAGTGGGATAGAAAAATCCCAACAAATTTCTGCAACTTCCTTTACCGCTTTGTGATCACTAGGTCTTACCACCAAATCAGCAATACATCCGTCTAATTTTTCAGTAAGGATTGGAGAGTAGTTATAAAAATCTTTTGAAAGTCTTTTTATGTCAGATTGGCTTTCAATAATCTCTAAATTTTTGACTTCCCTAAATCTGTCTATAAATTTAAAATTATTTGATGTCATTAATAGAATTTTTATTATGTTTTATATAAATTAGCCAATTAGCAATATAAATCGCCTTTTATATACACTTTTCTCTTTAAGGTACTCGAAAAAACATCTGCCCATCTTTGTGCATCTAAAATTACAAAGTCAGCAGGGCAACCCTTTTTAATTAAACCATCCCATTTTAAGTTTAATAATCTGCTTGGAGCTAAAAAAATAGAAGATAGAGTCATTCTCTCCCAGGGATTTATTTGAAGCATAGGTATTGAGCAAGACAACATATAAAAAGGATCAAAATTACCAAATGGGAACCAGGGATCTTGAACGTTATCACTACCTATAGATACATCCACGTGTGCTTTTTGTAATTGCTTTATTGGCGCAACTGGTCTTTTTAATGAAGTAGTTTTATTACTTCGATTGAGCAGCCAAAAATTTGTTAGAGGTAAAGCAATAACTTTGATATTTTTCTCAGCCATTTTTTCTCCTAAATTTAAAATCTCTCTTTGACTTAAAGAAATAAGACTACTCGAATGACTACAGGTAATTGGAATATTATTAATCTTTAAATTTTCGATTGTCTCCAATAAAACTTTTATTCCGGCCCCAGGCTCAATGATCGATTCATCTATATGCAAATCAATTTCTAATTTATATTTACTCGCTAGAAGAAGCATCTTTGCGAGAAATTTGCTTGTATCTTTTTTATTGAAAGGGGGGACAATAACACCTCCTAAAATGCCTCCAAAAGAGGAAAATATTTTTGCCAACTCTTCTCCATTAGAAGTATCCCAAAATTCCAATGGGGCTAGAGCAACGTATTGCAAAGTCAACTCAGATGAAAATTTTTTCTGTAATTTGAAAAGTTCAATCCAAATATTAATTGATTGACTTTTGTATGTATCAATATGACTTCTAATAGCTCGGTATCCATTTTTTATAGCAAGTTTTAATGACTTCTCAACTCTCTCTAGAACCTTATCTGTAGTTCTAGTTTTATGTTCTTCAAGATTTATTGATAATGCTCCTCCATAGTTTGATTCCAGGTTAGGAAAATCCTCCCATGTAAAAGATTTATCAAAATGCGAATGCGTTTCGACAAATCTTGGGAATAAAATGTTTCTTGGTTTTGTAACTTTATTTTTTAAAGGCTTTAACTCAGTAACAAATCCATCATCCCAACTAATGGAAACTGAACATAAATCCTCTACATCAATAATGAGGTTATCAATATCTTCTATTAAACAAAGGCTTCTGGGAATAAGAACCTCAGCTGTGCCGGAATTACTCAAATTTTTAAATTTTCTTTTATTTTAAATCATAAGAAAACTATACTGAATTAGTAAATAATTCAAATTTCGCTAAAAGAATAAAATAACTATGAAAAATTACCCTTGAGTTGTTAAATTTATAAATGTGAGGCGGGCGTCGCCAAGTGGTTAAGGCAGCGGCTTGTGGCGCCGCTATTCGGGGGTTCGAATCCCCTCGCTCGCCCTCAAAAAAAATTGCAGCAAAATTATTTAACTTGTAATTTTGAATTAAAAAATCATAAAAAATTCCTAGCAAAGTGCTAACAAAAACAAACCTAGACGAAAAAAAATTTCAAAGGAATTCAACTACAGGCAGTTATTGGATAACTACATTTGGATGTCAAATGAACAAGGCTGATTCTGAGAGAATGGCTGGGACATTAGAGAAAATGGGATATACCAGAGCAGATAATGAATTAAATGCCGATTTGGTCTTGTACAACACATGCACTATCAGAGATAATGCTGAGCAAAAAGTTTATAGCTTTCTAGGAAGACAAGCAAAAAGAAAGCACAAAATGCCCAATCTAAAACTTGTTGTAGCAGGTTGCCTTGCTCAGCAAGAGGGAGAGTCCTTACTAAGAAGAGTCCCAGAACTTGATCTAGTAATGGGGCCTCAACACGTAAACAACCTTGAGAATCTTCTGGGAAAAGTTGATTTAGGAAATCAAGTTGCTGCCACTGAAGAAACCTTCATTTCTGAAGATATAACAAATGCCAGAAGAGAAAGCTCTATTTGTGGATGGGTTAATATTATTTATGGATGTAATGAAAGATGTTCATATTGTGTAGTTCCCTCTGTCAGAGGGAAAGAGCAATCAAGATATCCAAGTGCTATAAAAAGTGAGATTCAAAAATTAGCGGATGATAATTTTAAAGAAATTACTCTTTTGGGGCAGAATATTGATGCTTATGGAAGAGATCTTCCTGGGACAACAAAAGAGGGGAGAAAAGAAAATACTCTAACTGACCTTTTATATTACATTCATGATGTTAATGGGATTAGTAGAATTAGATTTGCTACTAGCCATCCAAGGTATTTTTCAAAAAGATTGATTCAAGCTTGTTATGAACTTGATAAAGTCTGTGAACATTTCCATATTCCCTTCCAAAGTGGAAATGACGAAATCTTAAAACGGATGTCTAGAGGATATACTATCAAAAAGTATAAAAATATAATTGAGAATATAAGATCATTAATGCCAGATGCATCAATAACAGCGGACGCTATAGTTGCTTTCCCAGGTGAAACCGAACAACAATATCAAGATACATTGAAACTTATATCAGATATTGGCTTTGATCAAGTTAATACTGCAGCATACTCCCCAAGACCAAATACGCCTGCAGCAGTTTGGTCGAATCAACTTCCAGAAGAAGTAAAAAAAGAAAGATTGCAGGAAATTAATACTTTGGTCGAGAGAACTGCTAAGAGCAGAAACCAAAGATACATTAATAATATTGAAAGAGTTTTAATTGAGGGTTTAAATCCAAAAAATTCTTCGCAAATTATGGGCAGAACAAGGACAAATAGATTAACTTTCGTAGGAATTCCCAAAAACACCAAATTTGACTTTTCATTAGGAGATGAGATAGACGTCAGAATTAATGAAGCAAGGCCTTTTTCTTTAACAGGTGAACTTTGCTTATAGTTTTTCTAAATGATTGAGGAAAAGAAAAGATGTATTGGGTTAATATTTGGTGGGTATTCCAATGAACATGAAGTATCGATATCCTCTGCAAAAACAGTTTTTGAAGCCTTTAATTCAGAAATAAACAAACAACGTTATAAAATTAAGGCATTTTACATAAATAAATATGGAGAGTGGATTGATAGTGATTTATCAGAAAAAATCCTACTTGATCAAATTGATCACAATAATATAAAAAAGTCTAATCAAGGAAAGATAAACTTCTTAGACGGAATTGACTTTCAATATATTGATGTGTGGTTTCCTCTTCTGCATGGATTTAATGGTGAAGACGGATCAATTCATGGCTTAATTAAATTCACTAAAAAACCTTTAGTCGGATGTGGAATTTTAGGTTCTGCAATAGGGATGGATAAAATAATGATGAAAACAATTTTCTCAAATCTCAAAATCCCACAAGTTAAGTATCTTGCTTTTCAAAATGAAGATCTCAATGATATAAAAGTAAAAAACAGACTAATTAGTGAGATTGTAAAAAATTTAAATTTTCCTGTTTTTGTTAAACCATCTAACTCTGGATCATCTCTTGGTATCTCTAAAGTCATAAATGAATCAGAAATATTGCATGCCATAGAAAAAGCTTGGGAAATAGATCCAAGGTTTTTAGTGGAGGAAGGCCTTGAAGTAAGAGAAATTGAATGCGGAATAATTGGGAATTCGAAACTATTAACCTCTGAGATAGGAGAAGTAACTTACGAAAGTGATTGGTATGATTACGATTCGAAATATAACTCAAATAATAATAATATATCTATACCAGCCGAAATAGATGCAAAAATAACCAAGCAAATCAAAGAAATTGCTATCCAAAGTTGTAGAGCACTAAATATTTTTGGTTTTGCTAGAGTCGATTTCTTTTTAGAAAAATCTTCAAATAAAATATTGTTAAATGAAATAAATACAATTCCAGGTTTCACCAAAAAAAGTATGTTTCCAATGCTTTGGAAAGCTTCAGGTTTAAATATTGAACAACTTGTGGCTAAACTGATAGATATATCTCTAGATTTATAATTTAAATCAAATGTTGCATGGACTACTTTGGTTACCATTGCTTTTTATCTTTATATTACTAACTGCTCTAGGTTGGTTAGAAAGAAGAAGGCAAAATCTTTTTAGGAGCTGGGCAAATGGTTCTGAACTTTGTAAGTTAGATAGTTCAGGTGCAGCGTCCTTAAAAGATGGAGAATTAAAGTGGAGCGCATTTGAAGCTGGTACATTTGAAGAAAAAGATAGTTTCACAATCAAGAGATTAGAATTAGTTGAATTAATGGCTCTTACCTCAGGAGAAGCTCCCCTTACAAATGAATCTCAAGGAAAGTGCAGGTTGAGATTAGTTGGTGATGGGAAAGAAATGGATGTGCCATTTTCAGATGCAGACCAGGCTAGAGAATGGATGGAGCAATTGATGGAAAAAGCTCGATGTGATTTGTGAAAAACGAGAAAATAATTAACAAAAGAAGCTTTTTACTACTAATTTTATTTTCAACAAGCTTGTTAACACTAAAAACATTTAAAAAGGTAAATAATCAGGACATTAGAATTTATGGAAGCGAATTATTCTCACAAAATGATTTGGTAAAAAATTCATCCTTAAAATTTCCAATCCGATTAATTCTTATTGAAACTAAGCTTTTAGAAAATGAGTTAAAACAAAATTTATCACTCAAGAATGTTTCGGTAAATAGAGAATTATTTCCTTTTGGTTTGAAAGTCAAAATTAAAACTAGGACTCCAATAGCTTACGGCGAAAAAATATTAAATAACGAAAAAATTTTAGGCTTTATTGATAAAGATGGGATTTTTATTGATAGAAAAAATGCAGACGAAAAAAATTTAAACAAATTAAACCTTCAAGTTTTTGGATGGAAAGAAAAATTTAAAAAGACAATATCTGAAATTTTAATAGCCCAAGACAATT
Coding sequences:
- the miaB gene encoding tRNA (N6-isopentenyl adenosine(37)-C2)-methylthiotransferase MiaB: MLTKTNLDEKKFQRNSTTGSYWITTFGCQMNKADSERMAGTLEKMGYTRADNELNADLVLYNTCTIRDNAEQKVYSFLGRQAKRKHKMPNLKLVVAGCLAQQEGESLLRRVPELDLVMGPQHVNNLENLLGKVDLGNQVAATEETFISEDITNARRESSICGWVNIIYGCNERCSYCVVPSVRGKEQSRYPSAIKSEIQKLADDNFKEITLLGQNIDAYGRDLPGTTKEGRKENTLTDLLYYIHDVNGISRIRFATSHPRYFSKRLIQACYELDKVCEHFHIPFQSGNDEILKRMSRGYTIKKYKNIIENIRSLMPDASITADAIVAFPGETEQQYQDTLKLISDIGFDQVNTAAYSPRPNTPAAVWSNQLPEEVKKERLQEINTLVERTAKSRNQRYINNIERVLIEGLNPKNSSQIMGRTRTNRLTFVGIPKNTKFDFSLGDEIDVRINEARPFSLTGELCL
- a CDS encoding amidohydrolase family protein, yielding MSNSGTAEVLIPRSLCLIEDIDNLIIDVEDLCSVSISWDDGFVTELKPLKNKVTKPRNILFPRFVETHSHFDKSFTWEDFPNLESNYGGALSINLEEHKTRTTDKVLERVEKSLKLAIKNGYRAIRSHIDTYKSQSINIWIELFKLQKKFSSELTLQYVALAPLEFWDTSNGEELAKIFSSFGGILGGVIVPPFNKKDTSKFLAKMLLLASKYKLEIDLHIDESIIEPGAGIKVLLETIENLKINNIPITCSHSSSLISLSQREILNLGEKMAEKNIKVIALPLTNFWLLNRSNKTTSLKRPVAPIKQLQKAHVDVSIGSDNVQDPWFPFGNFDPFYMLSCSIPMLQINPWERMTLSSIFLAPSRLLNLKWDGLIKKGCPADFVILDAQRWADVFSSTLKRKVYIKGDLYC
- a CDS encoding bifunctional folylpolyglutamate synthase/dihydrofolate synthase; this encodes MKNANLKIFELLSPKYERDNIKLGLSRIKKALQELGNPCENIPAIQIIGTNGKGSIAAYLESILFEAKCNFGVTTSPHLFDICERIRVNKKNINKTDFEKIYRFIEKNFSTFELTPFEKIICCALNFFESKKVELLILEAGLGGRLDATTAHKSRPIIAIGNIGLDHKEFLGDTIEKIAKEKLAVIEKNSIVISCDQNSQVKNLITNKVKEVGAEIIWKDAISNSYELGLKGIFQKQNASVAVGAIEALNNLGFNIKEKYIYEGLKKTAWNGRLEIINYFNKEILVDCAHNYPAAKALSKERSNWENEDKGIYWILGVQRQKDIYAILKTLLKKNDHLLLVPVPNQPSWKLNELSQIKEIDFQKTIEFKTFELAIEYLFSLEKWPPNHPVLAGSIFLVAEFIKYAKKQKC
- a CDS encoding D-alanine--D-alanine ligase family protein, whose amino-acid sequence is MIEEKKRCIGLIFGGYSNEHEVSISSAKTVFEAFNSEINKQRYKIKAFYINKYGEWIDSDLSEKILLDQIDHNNIKKSNQGKINFLDGIDFQYIDVWFPLLHGFNGEDGSIHGLIKFTKKPLVGCGILGSAIGMDKIMMKTIFSNLKIPQVKYLAFQNEDLNDIKVKNRLISEIVKNLNFPVFVKPSNSGSSLGISKVINESEILHAIEKAWEIDPRFLVEEGLEVREIECGIIGNSKLLTSEIGEVTYESDWYDYDSKYNSNNNNISIPAEIDAKITKQIKEIAIQSCRALNIFGFARVDFFLEKSSNKILLNEINTIPGFTKKSMFPMLWKASGLNIEQLVAKLIDISLDL
- a CDS encoding cell division protein FtsQ/DivIB, producing MKNEKIINKRSFLLLILFSTSLLTLKTFKKVNNQDIRIYGSELFSQNDLVKNSSLKFPIRLILIETKLLENELKQNLSLKNVSVNRELFPFGLKVKIKTRTPIAYGEKILNNEKILGFIDKDGIFIDRKNADEKNLNKLNLQVFGWKEKFKKTISEILIAQDNYKLNIVKITFSPNGFLSIEEKDLKTILLGFNPNLINHQLQIINNLKNEFVKNTFSKKIDNIDLTDPNKPKIKVFKP
- a CDS encoding FAD-binding oxidoreductase; the protein is MTSNNFKFIDRFREVKNLEIIESQSDIKRLSKDFYNYSPILTEKLDGCIADLVVRPSDHKAVKEVAEICWDFSIPLTLRGSGTGNYGQAVPLFKGVVMQMSNLNKLEEFDPDTGFVKVQSGCVMGDLNKQLEKYGRELRLLPSTWKTATIGGFIAGGSGGIGSIRWGFLRDPGNLIGLEAVTMNEKPVLLKFDAQESEPLNHAYGTNGIITSLSLATDIKRKWYSIIIDCIEFEKTIEILKNLTSAAIDLKLGAILEEEIVDQMPNWFKSNSRSHKILIQSTLGGTKTIKLICKKFKVESTFLGEEEKLVNGISEVVWNHTTLHMRSRDKNWTYLQMLLPLSNEIELINFMKKKWGRKVLWHLEAVSQQGSPRLAALPVLKWNGIDELNEIMEDCKKLGAFIFNPHVLTVEGGGLGVVDADQVKAKLKFDPKGLLNPGKLEGWEVKEQFNI